From the genome of Arthrobacter sp. SLBN-122:
CCGGTTGCAGGCGGCCTTCTGGGATGGCTGGTCAACACCGTGTGCTCAGCAGTCCTCGGACTCGCCTGGGGCCTCGTCGTCCTGGCCGTTGTGGGCCCGCTGATGAAAGTCCTGCCGTTCGGCAAGGCCAAAGGCGGGCACAAAGAAGGCGCCGCTGCAGCCGGCAACGCCGGACTCGGGCCCGAAGAGTCACACAGCTGACAGCACCGGGCCGCATCCGCTGCCTCTTTCAGAAGGCGTACCGGACGCGGCAGTACGGCGCTATGTCTGCAATCAGGGCGGTGAGCTGGCGGACGTACCCCGCTTTGGCCCGTGACCGGTACCGGACGTTGCTGAAACCATTCGAGGAAACTTTCCCTTCCTGAAGATCGGGACGCCACAGGTCAACCTCGGCCTGAGGGTGCCAGCCGAGGTTGACCTGGTGCAGTTGCTCGTTGTGCGTCAGGAAGATGACCTCCGCGGCCAGTTGCGCCTTGGCGGCGGGCGTCAGGGTTGCGTCGAGCTGGCGGAGCAGTTCCTCCCAGTCGGCCAGCCAGGTGTCGGTGATGATGACGGGGGAGAAGTTCACGTGAACCTCGTAGCCGGCATCAACGAAATCGTTGATGGCCGCCATTCTCTCCGCCACCGGTGATGTCCGGACGTCGACCGACTTCGCCAGGTCCGCGGGCATCAGGGAGAAGCGGATCCGGGTATGCCCGCCATGATTCCATTCCAGCATCGCGGGGTTGACGAACTTCGTGGCAAAGGACAGCTTGGCGTTGGGCAGTTCGCGGAAGAGCGTGACAAGATCCTCCACATTATCGCTGATCAACGCATCAACCGAACAGTCACTGTTCTCGCCAATGTCGTAGACCCAGAGCTCGGGATCGCACTGATTGGGCTCGAGTTTGATGCCCTGGCGGGCGGCGTGCCGCTCGACCGCCCCGGCGATCTGGGCAATGTTGGCGAAGACCGTGACGGGGTTGCTGTACCCCTTGTGGCGCGGCACGTAGCAGTAGGCACACGCCATGGCGCACCCGTTCGCCGTGGAGGGTGCGATGAAGTCCGCGGACCGGCCGTTCGGCTTGAAGGACAGCGACTTCTTGACGCCGAGGACCAGCGCCTCCGTCTTGATCCGTGACCAGCGGGGGACGTTGGCTTCGTCACCATGGACGTCCGGGATGTTCCAATGGTTTTCAACCAGTACGACGTCGGCATCCGGCCAACGTGCCACGATCTCCTGGCCCCGGGGCAGTTCCAAAGCGGTCGGCTGCGCGTAGATGCGGCGGATTTGGAGCAGCCGATCGAATTCCATCACCACATTCTCCATGAACCTCAGGAGCAGCAGGCCGCGTTAAGCCCACGGCATCCGCAACAAAACTACCCCCGGATGCCGTTGTTGAAATTGCGCTGCCCTGCCGGACGGTAGACTGGATTGTGCCGTTCTCCGGCCACTCTGCCCTGGCGTCCCTTCGTACTTCGTGCGCGGACCGTGGCGTTCCCTGTTGTGAAAGGCCTTACCTGCTGTGATTACTGTCCAGGATCTTGAACTGCGTGCCGGTGCCCGGCTCCTGATGGACCAGGTGAGCTTCCGCATCGATAAAGGGGACAAGATCGGCCTGGTGGGCCGCAACGGCGCGGGCAAGACTACGCTGACGCGTGTCCTTGCAGGCGAGGGCCTTCCCGCCGCCGGCAAGGTGACCCGCAGCGGCGAAATCGGCTACCTGCCGCAGGACCCCCGCACCCCGGACATGGAGCAGCTGGCACGCGACCGGATCCTCTCCGCCCGCGGCCTGGACATCGTCGTCGGGAAGCTCCGGAAAGCGCATGACGAAATGGCCAGCGAAGATGCCGACGTCCAGCGCAAGGCCATGAACCGGTACGACCGGCTGGAGTCCGAATTCCTCGCAGCAGGCGGTTATGCTGCCGAGGCCGAAGCTGCGTCAATCTGTTCCAACCTGGCCCTCCCTGACCGCCTGCTGAACCAGCCGCTCAAAACGCTGTCAGGCGGCCAGCGGCGCCGCGTGGAGCTCGCCCGCATCCTCTATTCCGATGCCGAAACGATGCTTCTGGACGAACCCACCAACCACCTTGACGCCGATTCGATCGCCTGGCTGCGTGACTTCCTGAAAAACCATCAGGGCGGCCTTATCGTCATCAGCCACGACACCGACCTGCTGGAAGCCACGGTCAACAAGGTGTTCCTGCTGGACGCCAACCGCGCCCAGATCGACTTCTACAACATGGACTGGAAGCGGTACCTCCTGCAGCGGGAGACGGACGAGCGCGCCCGGAAGCGTGAACGCGCCAACGCCGAGAAGAAGGCCCAGGTCCTCATGGACCAGGCCAACAAGATGCGGGCAAAGGCCACCAAGGCGGTCGCGGCGCAGAACATGGCCAAGCGTGCCGAACGTCTGCTCAGCGGCCTGGAAGCCGTCCGTGAGCAGGACCGCGTGGCGGCGTTGCGGTTCCCCGACCCGTCACCCTGCGGCAAGACCCCGCTCACCGCAGACGGGCTCAGCAAGTCGTACGGCTCACTGGAAATCTTCACCGACGTGGACCTGGCCATCGACCGCGGTTCCAAGGTGGTCATCCTGGGCCTCAACGGTGCCGGCAAGACCACACTGCTGCGCATGCTCGCCGGCGTTGACGCCCCGGACACCGGCGAGGTCATCCCCGGCCACGGCCTGAAGGTGGGCTACTACGCCCAGGAACACGAAACCCTGGACCACGACCGTACGGTGCTCGAGAACATGCGCTCCGCGGCGCCGGACATGAAGGACGCCGAGGTGCGCGGCATCCTGGGCTCATTCCTGTTCTCAGGTGACGACGTCGACAAGCCCGCCGGCGTTCTCTCCGGCGGCGAAAAGACGCGCCTGGCCCTGGCCACCATCGTGGCCTCCAGCGCCAACGTCCTCCTCCTCGACGAACCCACCAACAACCTCGACCCCGCCAGCCGCGCCGAAATCCTCGGCGCCCTGCGCAACTACACCGGCGCCGTCGTCCTGGTCAGCCACGACGAAGGCGCTGTCGAAGCACTGAACCCCGAACGCGTGGTCATGCTTCCCGACGGCGTCGAAGACCTCTGGAACGAGGACTACCTGGACCTGATCACGCTGGCTTAGCCCGGCTGTACCGATCGTCCGCCACTGTCGCGCAAACCCTTAGAGGCGCTCGAACACCATCGTGGCCTGGATGCGGTCACCGCCGCCGATCATTCCCTTGCTTCCGCTGCTGGCGGTGGTAATGGTGTGGAGACGGTAGCCCTTCGCGGCCTGTTCGTTAATGGCCTTCTCCAGGGACGGCAGGTTGCCCGTACCGGTTCCCCACAGTTTTTCCTTGAGGATCACCTGCAGGACGACGTACTGCATGACACCACTTCCTTCCGTTGCCAGCCAGTTGGAGCCATGCTACCCGCAGCGCTGGGCGCTCACGGGGGGCGTGGGCAGGAAATGCCGAGGGTGCCAGGCTGCCGCCTTCGGTTCAGCGCACCGTCAGTTCCCGGGCCTCCGTAATCCGGCGGAGGTCCCGGTAGCTGATGCTGAACATCGAGTTGTGGTCACCCGCTCCTGCCCAGAGCAGCCCGTGTGCCTGCAGGGACTCGTCCAGCAGCGTCCTGATCTTTTGTGGGTGGCCTACCGGGGCTACGCCGCCCACCTCCTGGCCGGTGTGTTCCAGGACGAAGCCCGGGGCGGCACGACGGATCTTGCCGGTGCCGAGCTGGGCTGCGACCAGCGCAGTGTCCACCCTGGCGGCGCCGCTGGCGAGGATCAGCAGGGGCTCACCGGCGAGGTCAAAGATGAGGCTGTTGGTGATGGCGGCAAGGTCGCATTCCAGCGCCTGCGCTGCTGCGGCAGCCGTGGGTACCCCGGCCCGAAAAGTCCGCACGGTGTCGCCGACGCCGGCCGCCACCAGGGCTGAGCGCACCAGGGCGACCGGACCGCCGTCGTACTCCATGCCTCAGTACCCCTGCGCGTCCAGGAGGGCGTCTTCTTCTTCCTCCGCTGTCGCCTTCTTCCGCTTACGCGGCGGGGCGGGCCGACGGCGGGCGGCAGGGACTGCGGAATGGACAGCACCGTCCGGCAGCGTTTCCTCCTCGTCCTCTGCGTCGATCGCCGCATTCCGGGCCTGCTGACGGGCCGCGTAGCCGAAGCCCACGAACATGAGCACACCGAACGCGAACCACTGCAGCGAATAGGACAGGTGCGTCCCCTCGTCGGTGGACGGCTTGGGGAACGCCACGGGCATGTCGGCGGACGGAGGCGTTTCGGCTGCAAGCTGGCCGTACGCGCCCGTAAGCAGGGGATAGCCCAGCTGCCTGGCGTAGGTTGGCAGGTCAATGGACGCGAGCTGGCCTTCAGGCGCCCCGCGCTGAAGTTCCGGCTCACCATGCTTCAGGCGAACGACGGCGGTGACCTCGCCGGAAGGGGGTGCCGGCACCGAATCCGGGCTGCCTGGGTTCTTGTTTCCGATGGGCAGCCAGCCGCGGTCGATGACCACGGTTTCGCCGGTGCTGAGGCGGAAGGGGACCACCACCTCGTAGCCGGGCTGGCCGTTCAACGGCCGGTTGCGGACAATCCGCTGGCCGGCCGCATCGTAGGAGCCCTTCAGCTCAACCTGGGTCCACTCCCTGGCCGGGTCAAGCTGGTTGAACTGGTCCCGTGCCTTTGCAAAGGGGATGGGGGTGGCCGAGTAATTGCTGACCACCCGGTTGATCTCGGCCAGCGTCTCCGCACGCCGGTCCATCTGCCAGCGGCCCAAAAATACGCACGCGGCGGCAAAGATCGCGGCCAGCAGGAGATAGCCCAGCCATTTGCTGGAAAAGAGGAACCGGTACATTCAGATGTCCTGGGCCGGTGAACCGTCATCGCCGGGGCTGAGGGGAAGCGTTTCCTTCCAGAGCCCCCGGGTCTGCAGGTAATCTTCCAGCCATTCCCGGTGGTCCACGCAGGCAAGCCACGTTTTGCGGCGCTCGGGGGCGTGGATTTTGGGGTTGTTCCAGAGGAGCTGCCAGGATGCCTGGGCCCTGCACGCCTTCCGTGAGCACATGGCGGTCCCGGACGCCACGTCCGATCCTGCCGCGAAATCGAAAAGACTCATGATGCCTGCCGCTCCTCCCCGGGGTCCTCATCCTTTACCAGTTCGCCTTGAAGCACAGCACTTCCGGGTTCATCCTCCGGATCCGGAAGAACCGGGCTCTCAATCTCCGCCAAGGGGGCGGAATCCAGCAGCAAATCACTGTGGGCCTCGGCCTTGTCGCTGCCGTTGGCGATGACCACCGCAATCCAGGGCAAGAAGACAGCGCCGGCCACGGCGATGATCTTGAACCAGCCGTCCACCACGAAGATCAGGATCAGGCACACCATGCGGATTCCCATAGCCAAGGCGTACTTGATCATCCGCTGGCGCATGTCCTCAGAGTGGGCTCCGGCGGCATCGGTGATGCTGTGGACCTCGTTGTCGCCGGAGAACCGGCCCGGTTCTTCGGGCGCGGAATGTCCCGCATGGTTTTCAAGGGTCACGGTGAATGATCACGCTCCAAAGGCTTCCCTCAATTCTCGCACCATCGGCAGTGCTGCCCAAACCCGCAGCGGGCCTGCCGCTAAGATCGGAGGCAGCCCAAACCACACCCCGCTACCGCGGCGCAGCCTGCCGCAGAATCCCGGAGCCCTCTATGACTGAAACAGCTTCCGCACCCCGCAGTGTCCTGATCACCGGCGGCAACCGCGGGATCGGCCTGGCCATCGCACAGGCGTTCCTGGCGAACGGTGACAAGGTGGCGGTGACTTACCGCAGCGAAACCCAGCTGCCCGAGGGAATCCTCGGGGTCAAGGCGGACGTCACCGATGAGGCATCCGTGGACGCTGCCTTCAAGGAAGTGGAAACTGCCCACGGTCCCGTGGAAGTCCTGGTGGCCAACGCCGGAATCACCAAGGACACGCTGCTCCTGCGCATGAGCGAGGACGACTTCACCTCCGTCATTGACACCAACCTCACCGGCGCCTTCCGTGTCATCAAGCGCGCGTCCAAGGGCATGATCCGGCTCCGCAAGGGCCGCGTGGTCCTTATTTCCTCAGTGTCCGGCCTCTACGGCGCACCGGGCCAGATCAACTACTCCGCTTCCAAGGCCGGCCTGGTGGGCATCGCCCGGTCCCTCACCCGCGAACTCGGTTCCCGCGGCATTACGGCCAACGTAGTGGCACCCGGCTTCATCAACACCGACATGACCGCCGAACTCCCCGAAGCCACCCAGAAGGACTACCTCACCAGCATCCCCGCCGGCCGCTTTGCCGAAGCCGCCGAGGTTGCCAACGTGGTCCGGTGGATCGCCAGCGACGAAGCCGCCTACATCTCCGGTGCGGTCATCCCCGTGGATGGCGGGCTGGGCATGGGCCACTGACCCTTCCGGTCATTGCCCCTGCAGGAAACTAGCCGGGCGGCCCTTATTTGTCGGAGCCGGACAACGGATAAGGGCCACAGCCGCTGGCATGATGGACTGCAGACCACAACGATTTAGATGTTTCGAACAAAGGAAGCTCGAATGGGACTGCTGGACAACAAGACGGCCATCGTCACCGGATCATCGCGGGGCATCGGCGCCGACGTAGCAAAGATCCTCGCCTCGGAGGGTGCCGCCGTCGTGGTCAACTACCGCCAGAAGGCGCCCCGCGCCAACAAGGTGGTGCAGGGAATTGAAGCCGCCGGCGGACGTGCTGTCGCCGTGGGTGCCGATCTCACCACGCAGGAGGGCGTGCAGGCCCTGGCCAGCGCCGCGATGGAGAACTTCGGCTCGCTGGACATCCTGGTGCTGAACGCCTCGGGCGGCATGGAAACCGGCATGGGGGAGGACTACGCCCTCAAGCTCAACCGCGATGCCCAGGTCAACATGCTGAACGCCGCCGTTCCCCTGATGAAGGAAGGCTCCCGCGTGGTGTTCGTCACCAGCCACCAGGCCCACTTCATCAACACGGTGCCCACCATGGAGGCCTACGAGCCGGTGGCCCGCAGCAAGCGCGCCGGGGAAGACGCACTGCGCGAACTCATCCCCAACCTTGCCGAGAAGGGCATCACCCTGGTTGTGGTTTCCGGCGACATGATCGAGGGCACCGTCACCGCCACGCTCCTGGACCGCTCCACCCCGGGCGCCATCGAGGCCCGCCGCGCGGAAGCCGGCAAGCTGTACTCCGTGGAGGAGTTCGCCGAGGTGGTGGCCGGCATGGCAACGGCCGACGTCGAATCCGGCCACACCGAGTACGCCGGCGGAGCAGATTACTTCGGCAAGGGTGCCCAGCCCGCCGGCTAGGCTCTTCGCAACGTGAATGGGCCCGCGTCCGCAGGAAATTCCTGTGGACGTGGGCCCTTCACTGTTTAGAGCGGCTAGACCCCGGCGACGTGGCGGACAACGTCCAGGTACGGCATGTTCACGGCGGCATCGGCCACGGCCCGGACGGCAGGCTTGGCATTGAATGCCACCCCGATCCCGGCTGCACCGAGCATGTCCAGGTCATTGGCGCCGTCGCCGACCGCGATGGTGTGTTCGAGGGCAATGCCCTCCGCAGCGGCCCACTCCCGCAGGTACTTCTCCTTGGCCGCCCTGTCCACCACGGCGCCAAGCACCTTGCCGGTCAGCGCGCCGTCGACGATTTCCAGTTCGTTGGCCTGCCAGTAGTCCAGGCCCAGGTCGGCCGCGATCGGTTCGAGGATCTGGTTGAAGCCGCCGGACACGACGGCCACGGTGTGGCCGGCCGCCTTGAAAGCGGCCACCAGCTCACCCGCGCCTTCGCTGAGCTTAACTTCGTTACGGACGGAATGGACGACGTCGGCCGGCAGCCCGGCGAGGACGGCCACCCGGGCGTGCAGGCTCTGGGCAAAGTCCAGTTCGCCGCGCATGGCAGCTTCCGTGACGGCCGCCACTTCCTCCCGCTTGCCGGCGTAGGCAGCCAGGAGCTCGATGACCTCCTGCTGGATCAGGGTGGAATCCACATCCATGATCAGCAGCTTTCGGGCAGCGGACCGAAGACCGGCCGGAACAACGGCGGTATCGAAATCACCGGTGGCGGCGTCAGCCACCGAGCAGCGCAGCGCGGCGAGCCCGGCCTCGGTCGCATCCGGAAGGGCCAGGTCAAGGATCTGGACCTGGTATCGGTCGCCTGCCGGGGAGGATTCGGACAGCACCTGGGCGCCGTGTGATGCGAGGACGGAACGCAGCTGCTCCAGCCCGCTTGGGGTCACATTGAGGCCATAGCTGACCGCAGTCACGTTCGAAGTCATGCCTGCAATCTTAGCCAGCGCCTACGGGGCCACCGGAATTCGTTGCGGGCCCGCCACGGCGAAGCGTCCAGGGGCCTTCACATCGGTTATCAGTCATCTTCTTTTTTGTCCTAGTGTCTACTCCTATGAGTGATGTTCTGGAACTGGACTCCGTCAGCGTTGTCCGAGGCAAAAAGACCCTGCTGGACAATGTCGACTGGCAGGTCAATGAAGGCGAGCGGTGGGTCATCCTTGGCCCCAACGGCGCCGGCAAAACCACCCTTCTCCAGATCGCGGCGGCCCGGCTCCACCCGAGCAGCGGCACCGCGGGCATCCTCGACGAAGTGCTGGGCCGCGTTGACGTCTTCGAACTCCGGCCGCGCATCGGCCTTTCCTCTGCTGCCCTTGCCACCCAGATTCCCGAACACGAGAACGTTCTCAACGTCGTGGTCACCGCCGCCTACGGCGTGACCGGCCGCTGGCGCGAAGGCTACGAGCGCGACGACGAACGGCGCGCGTTCCGGCTGCTGAACGACTGGGGCATGGGGCCACTCCTCAACAGGACCTTCGCCACCCTGTCCGAAGGTGAGCGCAAGCGCGTCCAGATTGCCCGCGCCCTCATGACGGACCCGGAACTGCTGCTCCTGGATGAGCCGGGCGCCGGACTGGACCTGGGCGGCCGCGAAGAGCTGGTCCACAAGCTGGGCGAGCTGGCCAGCGACGAGGCAGCCCCGGCCATGGTCCTGGTCACGCACCACCTTGAGGAAGTCCCGCCCGGCTTCACGCATGCCATGCTCCTGCGCGACGGCAGCGTCGTGGCAGCCGGACCCATCACTGACGTCCTGACTGAAGAGCACCTGAGCACCACCTTCGGGCTGCCGCTTGCGGTCACCGAGAACGCGGGCCGCTACACCGCCACCGCACGCCGCTAGAAGAGGCCTGCGCTACTGCCTTGGAACTCTTCAGCAGCATCATTGTGTTCATCGCCGGCCTGTGGGCCGGCACCATCAATGCGGTAGTGGGCTCGGGCACCCTGGTCACGTTCCCGGTGCTCATCGCACTGGGCGTGGCCCCGGTGGTGGCATCCATGAGCAATGCGATGGGGCTGGTCTTCGGTACGGGCGCCGGGGCCTTCGGGTACCGCCGTGAGCTGGCCGGCCGGGGGCGGCAGGTCCTGCGCCTGCTGCCGGCGTCCGTCCTGGGCGGTATCACGGGTGCCTGGCTGCTGCTGCACCTGCCCGAAAAGGTCTTCCACTATGTAGCCCCCGTCCTGCTGGTCCTGGCCTTGATGATGGTCGTGTTCCAGCCCCGGCTGCAGGACTGGGTGCGCAACCGCGAGGCCAATCCGGAGCACGCCGTCCGGGACAAACGCCACGGGATTCTCCTGGTGGTCCTCGTCTACCTCGCCGGCGTGTACGGCGGCTACTTCGTTGCGGCCCAGGGGATCCTGCTGGTCGGAATCCTGGGCGTGTTCCTCACGGGGACCATCCAGAACGCCAACGCGATGAAGAACATCCTGGTGCTCGGCGTCAACATGGTGGCCGCCATCTCCTACCTTTTGTTCGCCTTCGACCGGATCAACTGGCTTGTGGTGCTGCTCATCGCGGTCAGCTCCACCATCGGCGGGATTCTGGGCTCCAAGGTGGGCCGAAAGCTCTCGCCGCGCGTCCTCCGGGCCGTGATCTTCAGCCTGGGCATCGTTGCCTTGGCCGTCATGATCGCCAACCTGCTGAAATAATCACCCGGTGACCTTCCACTACCTCGAATCCGCCGATGACCCGCGCGTCAGCGACTACACCACCCTGACCGACGTGCACCTTCGCAAGCTCCGCGAACCGGCCGAGGGGATGTACATCGCCGAGTCGTCGCGGGTCCTGCGCCGGGCCTTGGCGGCCGGCCACCGGCCGCGTTCGTT
Proteins encoded in this window:
- a CDS encoding SDR family oxidoreductase → MGLLDNKTAIVTGSSRGIGADVAKILASEGAAVVVNYRQKAPRANKVVQGIEAAGGRAVAVGADLTTQEGVQALASAAMENFGSLDILVLNASGGMETGMGEDYALKLNRDAQVNMLNAAVPLMKEGSRVVFVTSHQAHFINTVPTMEAYEPVARSKRAGEDALRELIPNLAEKGITLVVVSGDMIEGTVTATLLDRSTPGAIEARRAEAGKLYSVEEFAEVVAGMATADVESGHTEYAGGADYFGKGAQPAG
- a CDS encoding beta-ketoacyl-ACP reductase; this translates as MTETASAPRSVLITGGNRGIGLAIAQAFLANGDKVAVTYRSETQLPEGILGVKADVTDEASVDAAFKEVETAHGPVEVLVANAGITKDTLLLRMSEDDFTSVIDTNLTGAFRVIKRASKGMIRLRKGRVVLISSVSGLYGAPGQINYSASKAGLVGIARSLTRELGSRGITANVVAPGFINTDMTAELPEATQKDYLTSIPAGRFAEAAEVANVVRWIASDEAAYISGAVIPVDGGLGMGH
- a CDS encoding DUF3099 domain-containing protein — encoded protein: MTLENHAGHSAPEEPGRFSGDNEVHSITDAAGAHSEDMRQRMIKYALAMGIRMVCLILIFVVDGWFKIIAVAGAVFLPWIAVVIANGSDKAEAHSDLLLDSAPLAEIESPVLPDPEDEPGSAVLQGELVKDEDPGEERQAS
- a CDS encoding ABC transporter ATP-binding protein, producing MSDVLELDSVSVVRGKKTLLDNVDWQVNEGERWVILGPNGAGKTTLLQIAAARLHPSSGTAGILDEVLGRVDVFELRPRIGLSSAALATQIPEHENVLNVVVTAAYGVTGRWREGYERDDERRAFRLLNDWGMGPLLNRTFATLSEGERKRVQIARALMTDPELLLLDEPGAGLDLGGREELVHKLGELASDEAAPAMVLVTHHLEEVPPGFTHAMLLRDGSVVAAGPITDVLTEEHLSTTFGLPLAVTENAGRYTATARR
- a CDS encoding ABC-F family ATP-binding cassette domain-containing protein, whose amino-acid sequence is MITVQDLELRAGARLLMDQVSFRIDKGDKIGLVGRNGAGKTTLTRVLAGEGLPAAGKVTRSGEIGYLPQDPRTPDMEQLARDRILSARGLDIVVGKLRKAHDEMASEDADVQRKAMNRYDRLESEFLAAGGYAAEAEAASICSNLALPDRLLNQPLKTLSGGQRRRVELARILYSDAETMLLDEPTNHLDADSIAWLRDFLKNHQGGLIVISHDTDLLEATVNKVFLLDANRAQIDFYNMDWKRYLLQRETDERARKRERANAEKKAQVLMDQANKMRAKATKAVAAQNMAKRAERLLSGLEAVREQDRVAALRFPDPSPCGKTPLTADGLSKSYGSLEIFTDVDLAIDRGSKVVILGLNGAGKTTLLRMLAGVDAPDTGEVIPGHGLKVGYYAQEHETLDHDRTVLENMRSAAPDMKDAEVRGILGSFLFSGDDVDKPAGVLSGGEKTRLALATIVASSANVLLLDEPTNNLDPASRAEILGALRNYTGAVVLVSHDEGAVEALNPERVVMLPDGVEDLWNEDYLDLITLA
- a CDS encoding spore photoproduct lyase family protein → MEFDRLLQIRRIYAQPTALELPRGQEIVARWPDADVVLVENHWNIPDVHGDEANVPRWSRIKTEALVLGVKKSLSFKPNGRSADFIAPSTANGCAMACAYCYVPRHKGYSNPVTVFANIAQIAGAVERHAARQGIKLEPNQCDPELWVYDIGENSDCSVDALISDNVEDLVTLFRELPNAKLSFATKFVNPAMLEWNHGGHTRIRFSLMPADLAKSVDVRTSPVAERMAAINDFVDAGYEVHVNFSPVIITDTWLADWEELLRQLDATLTPAAKAQLAAEVIFLTHNEQLHQVNLGWHPQAEVDLWRPDLQEGKVSSNGFSNVRYRSRAKAGYVRQLTALIADIAPYCRVRYAF
- a CDS encoding sulfite exporter TauE/SafE family protein: MELFSSIIVFIAGLWAGTINAVVGSGTLVTFPVLIALGVAPVVASMSNAMGLVFGTGAGAFGYRRELAGRGRQVLRLLPASVLGGITGAWLLLHLPEKVFHYVAPVLLVLALMMVVFQPRLQDWVRNREANPEHAVRDKRHGILLVVLVYLAGVYGGYFVAAQGILLVGILGVFLTGTIQNANAMKNILVLGVNMVAAISYLLFAFDRINWLVVLLIAVSSTIGGILGSKVGRKLSPRVLRAVIFSLGIVALAVMIANLLK
- a CDS encoding SURF1 family cytochrome oxidase biogenesis protein; the protein is MYRFLFSSKWLGYLLLAAIFAAACVFLGRWQMDRRAETLAEINRVVSNYSATPIPFAKARDQFNQLDPAREWTQVELKGSYDAAGQRIVRNRPLNGQPGYEVVVPFRLSTGETVVIDRGWLPIGNKNPGSPDSVPAPPSGEVTAVVRLKHGEPELQRGAPEGQLASIDLPTYARQLGYPLLTGAYGQLAAETPPSADMPVAFPKPSTDEGTHLSYSLQWFAFGVLMFVGFGYAARQQARNAAIDAEDEEETLPDGAVHSAVPAARRRPAPPRKRKKATAEEEEDALLDAQGY
- the serB gene encoding phosphoserine phosphatase SerB; the protein is MTSNVTAVSYGLNVTPSGLEQLRSVLASHGAQVLSESSPAGDRYQVQILDLALPDATEAGLAALRCSVADAATGDFDTAVVPAGLRSAARKLLIMDVDSTLIQQEVIELLAAYAGKREEVAAVTEAAMRGELDFAQSLHARVAVLAGLPADVVHSVRNEVKLSEGAGELVAAFKAAGHTVAVVSGGFNQILEPIAADLGLDYWQANELEIVDGALTGKVLGAVVDRAAKEKYLREWAAAEGIALEHTIAVGDGANDLDMLGAAGIGVAFNAKPAVRAVADAAVNMPYLDVVRHVAGV
- a CDS encoding DUF4177 domain-containing protein; translated protein: MQYVVLQVILKEKLWGTGTGNLPSLEKAINEQAAKGYRLHTITTASSGSKGMIGGGDRIQATMVFERL
- a CDS encoding YbaK/EbsC family protein; translation: MEYDGGPVALVRSALVAAGVGDTVRTFRAGVPTAAAAAQALECDLAAITNSLIFDLAGEPLLILASGAARVDTALVAAQLGTGKIRRAAPGFVLEHTGQEVGGVAPVGHPQKIRTLLDESLQAHGLLWAGAGDHNSMFSISYRDLRRITEARELTVR